One Bacteroidota bacterium DNA window includes the following coding sequences:
- a CDS encoding GxxExxY protein gives MVENEISKLIIGKSIEIHRSLGPGLLESAYQECLFYELVTEGLKVEKEKPMPIVYKEVKLDHGYRLDLLVENKVVIEIKSIESFTDVHTAQV, from the coding sequence ATGGTTGAAAATGAGATTTCCAAGCTCATAATAGGCAAGTCTATTGAGATACATAGGTCTTTAGGACCTGGATTGTTAGAATCTGCATATCAGGAGTGCTTATTTTATGAGTTAGTCACTGAAGGATTGAAAGTTGAAAAGGAAAAGCCAATGCCTATAGTTTATAAGGAAGTCAAACTTGATCATGGCTACAGATTAGACTTATTGGTAGAAAATAAAGTTGTTATAGAAATAAAAAGTATAGAAAGTTTTACAGATGTTCATACAGCACAAGT
- the wecB gene encoding UDP-N-acetylglucosamine 2-epimerase (non-hydrolyzing), with the protein MNRKKIISIVGARPQFVKLAPLSEKLTQFHKEIIIHTGQHYDHNMSDSFFSDLKIKQPKYNLNIGSATQGAQTGTMLTEIEKVLEIEKPQLVIVFGDTNSTLAGALAASKMGIDVVHIEAGLRSFNRSMPEEINRIVTDHVSEYLFAPTQNAMNLMQNEGLQDKSYLVGDITVDALMRNLEVAKSKSIILDELKLTENSYYLLTLHRPYNVDDPNVLRNILDTLSQLDELVLFPVHPRTKSILETHKIAVGKNIQMIEPLGYLDFIYLQSNARKILTDSGGIQKEAFILMKPCITLRSETEWIETVEEGWNLLMKPESDLDAEKIMNFNPTKVQMDIFGHNNADKMVEIINNI; encoded by the coding sequence ATGAATCGAAAGAAAATCATCTCTATAGTGGGAGCAAGGCCTCAATTTGTAAAACTGGCACCTTTATCAGAAAAGCTAACCCAGTTTCACAAAGAGATAATTATCCATACTGGACAGCATTATGACCATAATATGTCAGATTCATTTTTTAGTGATCTGAAAATAAAACAACCTAAATATAATTTAAACATTGGTTCTGCTACACAAGGTGCTCAAACAGGCACTATGCTTACTGAAATTGAAAAGGTTTTGGAAATCGAGAAACCACAATTGGTAATTGTTTTTGGAGATACAAATTCAACACTTGCTGGTGCTTTAGCTGCATCTAAAATGGGAATTGATGTTGTCCATATTGAAGCTGGTTTAAGGAGTTTCAATCGTTCTATGCCAGAAGAAATAAACCGAATTGTAACGGATCATGTTTCAGAATATTTGTTTGCACCAACTCAAAATGCAATGAATCTTATGCAAAATGAAGGACTACAAGATAAATCGTATTTAGTTGGAGATATTACTGTTGATGCTTTGATGAGAAATTTGGAAGTAGCGAAATCAAAATCGATTATACTCGATGAACTGAAATTAACAGAAAACTCATATTACTTATTGACACTTCATAGGCCTTATAATGTGGATGATCCCAACGTTTTGAGAAATATCCTAGACACATTAAGCCAATTAGATGAACTTGTTTTGTTCCCTGTGCATCCACGGACAAAAAGTATTCTAGAGACACATAAAATTGCAGTCGGGAAAAATATTCAAATGATTGAACCACTAGGTTACTTGGACTTCATTTATCTTCAATCGAATGCAAGGAAAATATTAACAGACTCGGGAGGTATACAAAAAGAAGCATTTATATTAATGAAACCCTGTATTACCTTACGATCAGAAACTGAATGGATAGAAACCGTTGAAGAGGGATGGAACTTGCTAATGAAACCAGAAAGTGATTTAGATGCAGAAAAAATAATGAATTTCAATCCAACTAAAGTTCAAATGGATATTTTTGGACATAATAATGCAGACAAAATGGTTGAGATCATTAATAATATATAA